Proteins encoded by one window of Carassius auratus strain Wakin chromosome 8, ASM336829v1, whole genome shotgun sequence:
- the LOC113107778 gene encoding uncharacterized protein LOC113107778, giving the protein MATHWVNGVKKRLKKPHDSRVNQDVVVIRGDAKEFMEGYIKEVQEKEHCYFRPPVCRRQDYYYYGCDRGNHAAGKSNGEATQTRANSCKAYISFKVITDAGISGAIIQKMLQHTGHDEANSKEKNRIHPDLHSLIEIWFQQGCSTSEILIKSYDWAQQNGHLDKKDRRFYLTPNDIRLLKKNLRGVGDSDSVSVDHLVSMELRDNICFYQPLHNEQPFILVVQTPFQKQLLEENPHPMVFMDASYKGITAYGYAFYALLLINKTGRGVPFAYFILSKETTATVSLCLQKLQVSNPSFYPRSVMMDRDLRVLNAIKSIFPNAKLLLCWFHVLQAVNRWLVKTDGGHLTPEQRNVVIHAMASMKACLTEEEFLNVSAKKCSEIDTFLGSPHVTTYLKTNWFTYAELWVNFGRTFYHCSSETNNKAERFFLTLKYQFLRGQANRRVDQLLLLLCGDVEKYYSYMDGLSEAGRLTLSSSTAHQAAALLFKNGVGKDLDIEAGQCFVPSQSTNTAYKVNLLHFTCECTNFRMGNICKHLLLVKMEVGRRGIDIEKMRNKKALEIISLRLYQQTEDEITIFNSDGTMSIVNRKTPTLCTCIANSFGERCVCIHVTHVLKPQDILTDPKENAPVSEASHGNPPIQSMLSDLLEWSKSEAFEHTPELYNTIQRAHKLAFGKFTAVSRKRKITPLHGYRKKIKKARLQRAVVENFKNKRRARRT; this is encoded by the exons ATGGCGACACATTGGGTGAATGGTGTTAAAAAACGGTTGAAGAAGCCACATGACTCCAGGGTCAACCAAGATGTTGTTGTCATTAGGGGGGATGCCAAGGAGTTCATGGAGGGTTACATTAAAGAAGTGCAGGAGAAGGAGCATTGCTACTTCAGACCCCCAGTCTGCCGCCGGCAGGACTATTATTACTATGGCTGTGACCGTGGGAATCACGCTGCAGGCAAAAGTAATGGAGAAGCCACACAAACTCGGGCCAATTCTTGCAAGGCATACATCTCTTTCAAAGTCATCACAGATGCCGGAATATCAGGTGCCATAATCCAAAAGATGCTACAGCACACTGGCCATGACGAGGCTAATTCTAAAGAGAAAAACCGCATCCACCCAGACCTGCATTCGCTCATTGAAATATGGTTTCAACAGGGTTGTTCTACTTCTGAGATCTTAATAAAAAGCTATGATTGGGCTCAACAAAATGGGCATTTGGACAAAAAAGACCGCCGGTTTTACTTAACCCCTAATGACATTAGGCTTTTAAAGAAAAACCTCAGAGGTGTGGGTGACAGTGATTCTGTCAGTGTGGACCATTTGGTTTCCATGGAACTCAGAGACAACATCTGTTTTTATCAGCCACTTCACAATGAACAACCATTCATTTTAGTTGTACAAACACCATTTCAAAAACAACTTTTGGAAGAGAACCCTCATCCAATGGTTTTCATGGATGCTTCATACAAAGGCATAACAGCCTACGGGTATGCATTTTATGCACTGTTATTGATAAACAAAACTGGAAGAGGCGTGCCATTTGCCTATTTTATCCTGAGCAAGGAAACTACTGCAACAGTAAGCCTCTGCCTACAGAAGCTTCAAGTGAGTAACCCAAGCTTCTATCCAAG GTCAGTGATGATGGACCGTGACTTGAGAGTGCTTAATGCTATTAAAAGCATTTTCCCAAATGCAAAGCTTCTCCTTTGTTGGTTCCATGTGCTTCAG GCTGTTAACCGGTGGCTTGTGAAGACAGATGGAGGTCACCTGACACCTGAACAAAGAAATGTGGTCATTCATGCCATGGCATCAATGAAAGCATGTCTGACG GAGGAAGAGTTTCTCAATGTATCTGCCAAGAAGTGCAGTGAGATCGACACCTTTTTGGGTAGTCCCCATGTAACAACTTATCTGAAGACAAATTGGTTTACCTATGCGGAGCTGTGGGTAAACTTTGGCAGAACGTTCTATCACTGCAGCAGTGAGACAAACAACAAGGCTGAAAG ATTCTTCCTTACGTTGAAATACCAGTTCCTGCGAGGCCAGGCAAACCGAAGAGTCGACCAACTTCTGCTTTTGCTATGTGGAGATGTAGAAAAGTATTACAG CTACATGGATGGACTCAGCGAAGCAGGACGACTGACATTATCCAGCTCTACTGCTCACCAGGCTGCTGCGCTGCTGTTTAAAAATGGTGTTGGCAAAGATTTGGACATAGAAGCGGGGCAGTGCTTTGTGCCGTCACAGTCGACCAACACAGCCTACAAAGTTAACTTGTTACACTTCACGTGTGAATGCACCAATTTCCGGATGGGAAACATATGCAAACATCTTCTCTTGGTGAAGATGGAGGTAGGCAGGAGAGGTATTGACATTGAAAAAATGCGGAATAAAAAAGCGCTAGAAATCATCAGCCTCCGTCTCTACCAGCAGACTGAAGATGAAATAACCATCTTCAATAGTGATGGGACTATGAGTATTGTGAATAGGAAAACTCCGACTTTGTGCACATGCATTGCTAATAGTTTTGGAGAAAGATGTGTTTGCATACATGTCACGCATGTCCTCAAGCCTCAAGACATTCTCACAGACCCCAAAGAAAATGCACCAGTGTCTGAAGCCTCCCATGGGAATCCTCCCATACAGTCCATGTTATCAGACCTACTAGAGTGGAGCAAGTCCGAAGCATTTGAACATACCCCTGAACTGTACAATACCATCCAAAGAGCACACAAGCTGGCTTTTGGAAAATTCACTGCTGTGTCCAGAAAAAGGAAAATTACCCCTTTACATGGTTAccgtaaaaaaattaaaaaagctagACTGCAGAGAGCAGTAGTTGagaactttaaaaacaaaagaagagcaagaagaacTTAA